TTTCCCTGTGTGATTCTGGTTGTATTTTAtacttttcttttgtgttttggatgtatgttgctcggactcttcaaaaatactGACGGATAGGTGTCGGAGTCTCCAAAAGTACTGCatcttttggaggatccgacacgtGCATAGCAGTATTTTTCGAGAGTCCGAGCAATATAAATGGATAAAAGGTGCAATCTTTAACGAATTGAAAACGTAGTAGGCCTTGGGAAATTAAGGAAGTGGAAGAGGGTTGTGtcataattttaccttttgctGTGGGGAGGCCGGTGCACTAAGCTCCCACTATGAGCGGTGTCGGACCACAATGGTCTATTGTACAAAGCCTTACCCTGCTCGAACCCAGGACCTCTAGGTCACATGGCAACAACTTTACTAGTTACGCTAAGGCTCCTTGCAATTTTACTTTTCACTGTTCTAGTGACCTGCAAATGATATTTTGGTTCTTTCCaactcttcttttttgttgtttcaaATGGAAGTGTTAATTATGCATACTTATAGCTAGCTGAGATCTTGAGACATGAGCCTTTCAGATGTTGTATTAATTGTGTATACTTTCCATCTAGCTAAAAAAATTCTGTTTTCTTCATTGGCCTTTTGCATTTTCAGGTTCTGGTGAGATCTTGTTGCTCAATATTTAGCTAAATGGCTGGAAGATCCTTCAAACCTTCAGACTCGCAACAAGGTAAGCCTCCGGGCGTGACCTTTGCAAGGAGGACTTCATCTGGTCGCTATGTGAACTTGTCTAGGGACTCCCTGGATAGTGAGATCAGTGGTTTAGAGTTTGCAAACTACATGGTGCATATGCCTCCGACACCTGATAATCAACCTTTCGATCCTTCCATTTCACAGAGGGTTGAAGAGCAGTATGTGTCGAATTCCTTGTTTAGTGGTGGATATAACAGTGCTACTCGTGCACATTTGATGGATAAGGTGATTGATTCGGAAGCAAATCATCCTCAGATGGCTGGTACTAAAGGGTCTTCTTGTGCTATTCAAGGTTGTGATGGAAAGGTCATGAGTGATGGCAGGGGTGATGATATCCTCCCTTGCGAATGTGATTTCAAAATTTGTCGGGATTGTTATATTGATGCAGTCAAAATCGGAGATGGGATGTGTCCCGGTTGTAAAGAGCCATACAAGAACACTGATTTAGCTGAGAATGATGTGGATCCCTCTAGACAACCTTTGTCATTGCATTCAAATGTTGGGATGTCTAAAAATGAAAGGATGTTGTCGTTGATGCGATCAGCTAATAAGTCGGCCTTAATAAGGAGCGAGTCAGGGTTGATGAGGAGTCAAACAGGAGATTTTGATCATAATAGATGGTTATTTGAGACTAAAGGAACATATGGATATGGGAATGCTATATGGCCAAAGGATGAAGTATTTGGAAATGACGAAGATGATAACATTGGTGAGCATTCTGAACTTCTCAACAAGCCTTGGAGGCCACTTACGCGTAAGCTGAAGATACCTGCTGCAGTACTCAGCCCATACCGGTAATTTCTTGTTCCAAGTAGTTTCAATGACTATTTTTGACTATATTAGACGAATAACTTTAAATCTAACGGCATAGTGCCTTAATCTTCTAACTTTAAcgaaataacaaatataaaaacaatcatatcatatttcCTAACTGCAAATTCTTCTATTAACTTTGATCAATCTAAAATAACTTGTAGGGGACATATCATTTACCTTGGCAAATTCTGCTTAATGTGTTTTTCGTAATCCAAATTCGATATCACCATCTAATGACATTACCCATCAATGCCATTTTTGGTGTGTTGTAAATTTAGTTTTTTAACGCTTAGCATGCAGCTATGCAATAGCTGagtcagaattttcactaagagaactcaaaatataaagaagtaaacacaGGAAGAAGCCAAGGGGATTCAACAACTGATATATATTCATAAAAGATAATTGTGACCTTGTacatacaatgtaattttctgGTGAATGGGGCTTGGGTGAACCCCTTTGCTCCCCCTAGCTCCGCGCCTATTAGCTTGTTTGACAGACTAGATCCAATTATTCTGCCTTTTCCAACTACGTTTGCATACTACTATGCTCTAGGTTGATTGTCCAATGCTTAATGGTCTCGTATTAGGTCTGTGATCGTTTACCTAATAGTAGGATTGAATGACTTCGATGTTCAATCTGTTCATGGTGCTTATATCTCAAAATATACATTAATAGTAGtatcatttttgttgttattttcaaGATGTTTGAGACTTTGAGAAACTGTCCTGACATATCTTTCATTTTACAGGCTTTTGATTTTAATTCGTGTTGTTGTACTTGGATTatttcttcaatggaggatcAGCCATCCCAACAATGATGCTATATGGCTGTGGTATATGTCCATAGTCTGTGAGATTTGGTTTGCAATTTCATGGCTGCTTGATCAGCTTCCAAAGTTATGTCCAGTCAATCGTGCTACCGATCTTACTGTCTTAAAAGAAAAGTTTGAAACTCCGACCTCAACCAATCCCACTGGAAAATCTGATCTTCCGGGAATGGATATATTTGTTTCTACAGCAGATCCAGAGAAAGAGCCGCCACTCGTTACAGCAAACACAATACTATCTATTCTTGCTGCTGATTACCCTGTTGAAAAACTTTCTTGCTATGTATCTGATGATGGAGGTGCTCTTTTGACTTTTGAAGCAATGGCAGAAGCTGCAAGTTTTGCCAACATTTGGGTCCCATTTTGTCGTAAACATGATATTGAACCGAGGAACCCGGATAGTTACTTCAGCTTGAAGAAAGATCCTTACAAGAACAAAGTACGTCAAGATTTCGTCAAGGATCGTAGACGTGTGAAGCGCGAATATGATGAATTTAAGGTTCGAACCAATGGCCTTACTGATTCTATTCGCCGGCGTTCTGATGCCTACAATGCTCGAGAGGAAATTAAGGCTTTGAAGCTTCAGAGAGAGAGAGCTGGAGATGAACCTTTGGAACCTATCAAGATAACTAAGGCCACTTGGATGGCAGATGGAACTCACTGGCCCGGAACTTGGATGGTAGCTTCTCCCGAGCACTCTCGGGGTGATCATGCAGGAATCATACAGGTATCGATCATGCTTGTTCGTAGCATCTAATTGCATCCAGAGGCGGAGCTAGGATTTTtagtttatatgttttatatactccctccatttcaattatTAGATTGCTTTTACATTTTGGTTTCCTTATGAACTGTAGGTGATGTTAAAACCTCCAAGTGATGAAGCCTTGCATGGTGCGACAGCTGATAGCAGTATGATTGATTTTACGGAAGTTGATATTCGGCTCCCCATGCTGGTGTATGTTTCTCGTGAGAAGCGTCCTGGCTATGATCACAACAAGAAGGCTGGAGCTATGAATGCATTGGTCCGAGCATCAGCTGTCATGTCCAATGGCCCTTTCATTCTAAACCTTGACTGTGATCACTACATCTACAACTCAGAGGCAATAAGGGAGGGCATGTGTTTTATGATGGACCGGGGTGGGGATCGTCTTTGTTATGTCCAGTTCCCTCAGCGGTTTGAGGGGATTGATCCCAATGATCGGTATGCAAATCACAATACTGTTTTCTTTGATGTTAATATGCGTGCACTGGATGGACTTCAGGGTCCTTTTTATGTGGGCACCGGTTGCCTCTTCCGCCGGACTGCTCTGTATGGTTTTGATCCCCCACGAGCAAAGGACCGCCACCCTGATTGCTGCAGTTGTTGCTTTGGGAGGGGTAAGAGTAAGGCCATTGTTGCTGACGAAACGAGGGGACTTAGAATGGGAGACATTGATGATGAGGATATGGATCTTGCTTTGTTTCCTAAAAGATTTGGAAACTCTAGTGTCCTCATTGATTCAATCCCGGTGGCTGAATTCCAAGGTAGACCGCTCGCTGATCACCCTTCTGTAAAGTATGGACGACCTCCCGGTGCACTAACTATTCCAAGAGAACTTCTTGATGCTTCCACTGTTGCTGAAGCAGTCAGTGTCATTTCGTGTTGGTATGAAGACAAAACTGAATGGGGCAATCGAGTTGGATGGATTTACGGATCTGTTACTGAAGATGTGGTAACAGGATACAGGATGCATAATAGAGGTTGGAAATCGATATACTGTGTGACAAAAAGAGATGCATTCCGTGGCACTGCACCAATCAATCTCACTGATAGGCTTCACCAAGTCCTACGATGGGCTACTGGTTCGGTTGAGATCTTCTTCTCACGCAATAACGCCTTTCTTGCTAGTccaaagatgaaaattttacaaCGGATTGCTTACCTCAACGTTGGCATTTACCCGTTCACTTCAATATTCCTGATTGTCTACTGCTTCCTCCCAGCACTCTCACTTTTCTCCGGTCAATTCATTGTTCAGAGCCTTAATGTCACATTTCTCGTGTACCTCCTTGTCATCTCATTAACTCTCTGCATTCTAGCTTTGCTCGAGATCAAGTGGTCTGGCATTGCTTTGGAAGATTGGTGGCGTAATGAGCAGTTTTGGTTAATCGGAGGCACGAGTGCACATCTTGCAGCTGTGTTTCAAGGTCTACTAAAAGTGGTTGCTGGCATTGAAATTTCATTCACTCTGACATCAAAATCATCCGGTGATGAAAATGACGATGCATTTGCTGATCTCTACGTCATCAAATGGACATCATTGATGATTCCTCCTATAACAATCATGATGGTTAACTTAGTTGCGATAGCAGTTGGCTTCAGCAGAACTATATACAGCACAATACCACAATGGAGCCGTCTGTTAGGAGGCGTTTTCTTCAGCTTTTGGGTGTTGGCTCATCTCTATCCTTTCGCGAAAGGACTAATGGGACGAAGAGGAAGAACACCAACCATCGTGTTCGTTTGGTCCGGGCTCATTGCCATCACCATTTCCCTCCTTTGGGTTGCAATTAACCCCCCTGCAGGTAACACTGAAATTGGAGGTTCATTTCAGTTCCCTTGACAACTTTTCTATAATGGCATAGTAACAAACTATGAAGGTACATACGAACTTTCATCGAATACAGTTTTCTGCA
This genomic stretch from Solanum stenotomum isolate F172 chromosome 10, ASM1918654v1, whole genome shotgun sequence harbors:
- the LOC125841338 gene encoding cellulose synthase-like protein D2, which encodes MAGRSFKPSDSQQGKPPGVTFARRTSSGRYVNLSRDSLDSEISGLEFANYMVHMPPTPDNQPFDPSISQRVEEQYVSNSLFSGGYNSATRAHLMDKVIDSEANHPQMAGTKGSSCAIQGCDGKVMSDGRGDDILPCECDFKICRDCYIDAVKIGDGMCPGCKEPYKNTDLAENDVDPSRQPLSLHSNVGMSKNERMLSLMRSANKSALIRSESGLMRSQTGDFDHNRWLFETKGTYGYGNAIWPKDEVFGNDEDDNIGEHSELLNKPWRPLTRKLKIPAAVLSPYRLLILIRVVVLGLFLQWRISHPNNDAIWLWYMSIVCEIWFAISWLLDQLPKLCPVNRATDLTVLKEKFETPTSTNPTGKSDLPGMDIFVSTADPEKEPPLVTANTILSILAADYPVEKLSCYVSDDGGALLTFEAMAEAASFANIWVPFCRKHDIEPRNPDSYFSLKKDPYKNKVRQDFVKDRRRVKREYDEFKVRTNGLTDSIRRRSDAYNAREEIKALKLQRERAGDEPLEPIKITKATWMADGTHWPGTWMVASPEHSRGDHAGIIQVMLKPPSDEALHGATADSSMIDFTEVDIRLPMLVYVSREKRPGYDHNKKAGAMNALVRASAVMSNGPFILNLDCDHYIYNSEAIREGMCFMMDRGGDRLCYVQFPQRFEGIDPNDRYANHNTVFFDVNMRALDGLQGPFYVGTGCLFRRTALYGFDPPRAKDRHPDCCSCCFGRGKSKAIVADETRGLRMGDIDDEDMDLALFPKRFGNSSVLIDSIPVAEFQGRPLADHPSVKYGRPPGALTIPRELLDASTVAEAVSVISCWYEDKTEWGNRVGWIYGSVTEDVVTGYRMHNRGWKSIYCVTKRDAFRGTAPINLTDRLHQVLRWATGSVEIFFSRNNAFLASPKMKILQRIAYLNVGIYPFTSIFLIVYCFLPALSLFSGQFIVQSLNVTFLVYLLVISLTLCILALLEIKWSGIALEDWWRNEQFWLIGGTSAHLAAVFQGLLKVVAGIEISFTLTSKSSGDENDDAFADLYVIKWTSLMIPPITIMMVNLVAIAVGFSRTIYSTIPQWSRLLGGVFFSFWVLAHLYPFAKGLMGRRGRTPTIVFVWSGLIAITISLLWVAINPPAGNTEIGGSFQFP